The DNA region GTTACTTTTAAAAGGCTAATAACATTAATCGCTTTTGTTGGATTTGTTTGAATATAAATCATCAGAGGCTCAATTCACTTCATCTTTAAGCAGATAGATTCGGTTCTTAAATTTATTTATCAGCCTTGATCATAATTTTTTACTGCTCTGCAGATGTGAAACCGTCCTTCATCCTGGATTTAATTCAACTGTACGAATTGAGAAGAGCAGATCAAAGGTCAGGCATAGGCACAAGTCTGGTAACATCAGTCAAAACAACATAGTGTACACGTGTAATTTCTGTTTACATAAGAATCTCAAGAAAGGGACCCCAAAGGGACATCTAAAAGGAATATGTCCATCAAAAGAAAAACCATCCTTAGAATTAACACCAAGGAGACCCATCACACACGAGTCTTCCAAATTTGAGAAAGGCATTGTAAGCAAGGATGAAGCTAATGAAATAGATGTGTTTGCTTCACGAGTTGCCGCGAAGGATGTTGCCCTTGTAGACGGTCTGCCAACTCCGTCGTGTTCAAGCACACCAACCTTGTCAGAAGGAAAGAAGAGGATGAGAAATAGTTCCACATCCAAGAAAGCAATTGAAACTGCAAGCTTGTCTGCAAAAGTAGAAGGAAAACCTCTGAGCACAGCAAGCAAAAGGCGAAGAAAATCTTGGATTAGTTTAAAAGATATTGCTAAGGGCAAGGAGCATGACAACAATCAAGTTGCTAATTTGACAATCCCATTCTTTTTATAGTTAGGGAGGTTTTTACATAGGTCATTTGTTTGTAGATTATGCTTGAAGAATGAAGACTTCGTGTGTCTCTACTGAACACACTTTCAATCAATTTGAATGTTTAAATTATTGCTTTTGAatcattttgaaaaaaattgctTGTAATATTCTCACGGCTTTTCACTTTTTAGTTTGTTCAAAATAGAAGCATTATGTGGTCCCTTTTTAGAGATAATAGTCCATGTTCCCTGGAGTTATTCAGTGTTGTTTTAGGATTCGAAGTCACAGTTATGATTacatgtaagttttttttttttggaatgggTCTCTAGAATGTTTAGATTAGCTTCTCTTCCCTCTCTTTCAAATTGCCAATGAGATCAATGAGATCAAGGTGCGCAAAGCTTCTCAGTGCCGTTGAGGGTGAGGTCTGGGATGTTGGCGAGTTATGGGCTGTAAAAGTTTTTCCAAGTCCTCTGAGAGTTTTGGGTATTGCAAAGGGCTTTTGGTATTTGAGGTTGTTGCATTTGCGGCTTCTTGTTTTTGAGGCTATTGTTCTTATTTGCCGCTGTTTTGGGATTGTTTTTTGATCTTTTTGGGGTGGTCAGCCTTGACCATGTGGGTTTTTGATATCGTGTTGAGGTTGTTTGGGTGTATATCTTATCAGTTTcctcattattattatatatatattctcctttcaaaaaaaaaaattaacttttcttGGAATCAAATTTTCATTCCTGAAATTACTCAACTCCTCTAAACAATATCAGTCTTAGAATATTTGTTTAAGAACTTTCAAACATGCAATTAACAAATGGCTCAcccagagcctcagaaagagAGTGAGGTTAATATAGTTCATAATCAATAATTGTTACATAACTTTGTGACCAATGACATCCATAGGTATCCATTGTCTCCAATATTAGAGCTTGGTTGAATAAAGTCTCTAGAGTTCATGGTCAACATATCTTAAGAGCTTGGTAATCATAGGGTTGTTCGATTGCAAATGAAGATCTACCCAAGGTGGCGTACACGGAGGTTGTTTGTTGGGCAGTAGAGCATGTTTGTGTGCTTGTGGGGTTCTTTCTAAACGCTGTAGTGGTTGGATTTTTGCCAGTTTTTTTTGTTGAGAGGAGGAGATGTTTCTCAACTTCATATTAATATGTACACCCTCCGGTtactattataaaaaaaaaacaagttttttaaattcattcaataaatgatgtatgtagtctataataatgactagatacatcatttattcaatgaaatgttttttttttttccttataatAGTGACGGatggtgtgtatatatatatttttttaaaaaaacttaggGTTTTCTCACGACTTACCCTATGGTTTACATGATTTTAAAGTACCTCGTGTAATAAGTTAATTAGAGCTGAGAGGAAATGAAATCTTAATGAATCCTAGTAGTACATTATGAATCCCACCCACCTAACGGCAGGTACAGTTACTAATTTACCCTTTGGGTACTGTCTGTGAGATATGCGTGACTCCAGCGGTATATAAATTGCGGGAGACAACGAGAAGAAGATGCTACTCATCGGCAAtctgtgtgagagagagagagagcaattcTGATTGAATAATTCAAAGCGCTGTCGTTTCGCTTCCGTCGTTGCGCGTTGATCGGGGAAGGAGAAAATGGTGAATCGACGGTTCACTCAGGTCGCCACCAGCGacgatgaagaggaagaaacgCCACCTCAGCAATTGAAGCCGCGCAAAAGGAAGAGGATGAAGCTTCTGGAGGAAGACAACGAAGACAAAGATGGAGAGGATTacgaggaggaagaggagaagaagaagaagaaaaagtccaggaagaagaaggaagaggaagaagaagaagaacaagaggaaCCGGAATCGCCGCAGCCTCCGGAGGACGCTAAGCCCATTGGTGATCCGGTTAGGTTTTCAGGGAAAGGAAGGGGCAGGAAGAAGCATTTCAATTCCTTCGAGTTCGATGGAAGTCAATACACTCTTGTAATAAATCCCCATTTTCTTTCCAATTTCTTCCgaatttcatttcaattttatgATTCAATTCGAATTTTCTGCAGGAGGATCCTGTTCTTCTTGTGCCTGAGGATAAAGAACAGAAACCCTACGTCGCTATTATTAAGGTAAATTCTCAATTTGATTTCACTTCGCTATAGTTTTGGATTGTTATCTGATCTGTGAGAAAAAGTAAATACCTGATTGATTGTGATTATAAATTTGATCAGTGTTTGGTGGAGGTAGCTTATAGTATACAATCATAATCATGTTATTGTTATGTTTGTGATTGTGCTACTGCATTCATGTAATTTCATAACACTGAATTTATGAAGGGTCTTTTGCCCCCTTTTACTTTTTTATCCTCTTCATTGTCATGCTAGCCTAGGCCTAGGTTCATGGTTTAGTTTGGTTATGTAGTGCATGTTTAGTTTGACGTTAGCCAACGTGATTTCACATATCTCAATGCACCAACGGAGAAGCAGTATTTTGACATGTTGGATTCAACTAGGTTCCACGTCGAGTTCAACTGAAATACACACGCACACTTACTCATTTTCTTTATTGTTTACTACATAATTACCTCCTTTCAAGTTTCAGTATCCATACTCTGATGTTGTTGTTCGGCGTTTCAGGATATAACTCAGCCTTATAATGGCAACATCATGGTGACGGGGCAGTGGTTTTATCGTCCTGAAGAAGCTGAGAAAAAGGGTGGTGGAAGCTGGATATCACGTGATACGAGGGAGTTGTTTTATAGCTTCCACACGGATGACATCCCTGCAGAGTCTGTTATGCATAAGTGTGTGGTACATTTTATTCCCTTACACAAACAGCTTCCAAAAAGGAAGGAACATCCCGGATTTGTTGTACAGAAGGTGTACGACACTGTGGAAAGAAAACTCTGGATGCTGACTGATAAGGACTATGAGGATATTAAACAGCAAGAGATTGATGAGCTTGTTAAGAAAACTGTGGAACGTATCGGTGAACCACTCGACGTTGAGCCTGAAGATGCCCCTGATGATCAAGAAGACCTggtgaaaaataaaagaagttTAAGGAGAAAGAGTGTTTCACCACCTGATGTTTcaaaggaggaggaaggagtTCCTAAGAGTGACCAGCATCCAAAGCCTGAAACACCAGGGAGTTGTATAAATAATGCCTCAGAGCATTATCGCATATTAGTGAGTTTCAATGCTCTAACTGGAGATGTTCAGCGTGACAAATGGTTGGAGAGATCTCTTCAACACCTTCAGTACATGTGTAGTTCTGATGATAGTACAGAAAGGGACAACAAAGGATCAAATGTCAATTGTGATGAAATCAAGCATCAAAACAGTAATACAAGTTCAGAAATAGCAAATGACTGTCAAGACAAGGGTCAAAAGGTATGAAAATTCTGCATTAATAGGCGTTATCAACCATTTTTTTCTCATCTTGTTCTTTCTGTTTCCTATTTCCTTAAAGGGTATATAAATTCTGtctttatgttatttttttctctGCAGAGTTCCAAGCCTTTTAAATGGCCAGATGCTGCTGTTTCAGCCATAGTTGCTCTTGAAAAAGCTTCACATGATGCTTTCTCATCAGATTTTCAGAAGTATAACCAAAAGTTACGGCAATTAACTTTTAATCTCAAGGTAAGATGCTGGCCTTCTACATTGTACCTAATTATTGTATTTCGTAAAAAAAATACTGCATATTGCTTCTACGTCTAGAAGCCGGACTTTTGAACTTGTGATTTTTGTTCATATTTTCTAATTAAAGCTATGTCTAGAAGGTTAAAAGTCTGAAACAAAAGTATTGTCTCTATTCATAATGGATAGAAGATAAATCAGAATGTTGGAAGACCATGCTGTTGCATACTACGTAATTTATATGTGCACAAAACACACAACATGTATGTTCAGTTTAAGTGTAATGCCTATCATGGAATGAGAGGGAAAAACTGTCTTGCTGTAAATTTCCTCAATCTTTTATCTATATCTTCACTTCAGCACAACCAATCCTCTTGGGTGATTTTGGCGCGAGAAATCAATATAGCAGCATCATGGTGATAACTATATTGTTCTTAGCTTGAAAATTTAGATATGATTTTCTGCTGTGACAATGATGAATTGATTATATTATTCTATCTTTTTATTGTGTTCTTGGCAGAACAATGCATTCCTAGCTCGTCGTCTATTAAATGGAGAGCTGGAACCTTccaaaatactaaatatgacaTACAGTGAATTAAAGGTATGCTTTCTATCTGGATTtctttttttaaccaaaaactCAATGGAACTTTTGAGCTGTCAGCTTATGATGAAATGGTTGAACTTGTTTCGTAGATTTTCTACTGCTATTTTCTGGTTTAAGCTAGTGGCAATGTGGCCTCATTCTTTTCATTCATGTATTATTATTCAGCCTTCTACTTTAGTCTCTAGCATATTCTGCCCCTTTGACTTATCACTTTACCCTAATAAAAGATCTGGATACACTTCTCACTTGGATTTTATTGAGGTTATGTGGTAGTCTTTGTTTCTCAAAACTTACAAGCTGAAAGATTTAATTGTCGAAGGCTCTCTTTTTATTTGAGAATTAATTAGGTTAAAAGTTGGAGCATTTCTATCATCAGTTTTATAAGCTGTTTCTGAAATATTTAAACTGCTTGTTGGTTGTGTGGTTTCTTCTGGACATCTGCTAAATAAATGAACTTCAGGAGGGTTTGACTGCGGAGGAAAAAACCAAGAAGGAGCCGGATGAGTCAGAGCACATGCAAGTAAGTTTTCCCCTCTCAAATTCCATTATCTCTTATGTTGTGTGAAGAATGATATCTACTGACTTCAGCTTTCCCACCCATGAAACAGATGACAGATGCCCGCTGCTCAAGATGTATGGAGTTTAAGGTGGGATTGAGGGACATTATCCATGCTGGACATAATGACCGTTATCAGGTTtgcatttttctattttacccaagttcagaattCCAAAAGTACCTTAAATGTGTACTCTACTTTTATGACTTGGTTTGATTGTTTGGTGCTCTGCTTTTTTTTTCAGCTGGAATGTGTTTCCTGTGGTAATTCCTGGTATGCCTCCCGGGATGAGGTATCTTCGCTAACCATAGATGGATCAGATTCAAAGAAAAGCATAGGCACAGCGCCATGGGCCACTGCAAAATTTGAAGTTATTCAGAAGAAGCTGCTGAGCCCCCGCGAATCTGAAAACTCAGCCAATGATATATCTGGGAAAACAAATGAATTGGGTATCGCCGTTAATGACACCCAGAAACCAATTGGCATGCCCAAGAAAGATGAGAATGTTGAGGCTACACATGCAGACTAGTTCTGTCCAGTGTTTTAAAATGAGATTTTTGTTCCAGAAGATTGTTATGTATAGTTCTCTTCCTGCTTGATTAGAGTGCACATAACAAGCGGTTTGGTTTTGATGTTACCTCAAAACATCATAAGGGTAGTTTTAGTTACATCGCTGCAGTAAATTTATTAGCTTACTTTGACTCTAGATATAAACTTTTTATATCGTTATTATACAAATAAAAAATTCCAATTAGTAGTAAAACTTCGTTCCTTTtgttttgtatctttttagCTTCAAGTCATTTATCGCTGTGGAGTTGTCAAAATAGACAACTTTTGTGTTCATTCACTTCGAGTTGACCTTAAAATGCCAAGAAGGTAACATTAAGCTAATTGAAGAAACTGATGGTGCTACTCAAAGAATTTTGATGCATCTACAATTCAACGATGGGAATGAGGGTTATAGCAAGTTAGCAACTATCACGTTTGCACTGGGAGTAGTGTTTGACTGACATGATGATGCCTAGAAAATTATGaggaggagaaaaaaaaaacttcatgtCTTCTACTCCTTGTTTAATTTCTCCACGTATTCAGTTCTAGCTATTTACCAACGATTCTTTGGTTCAACTAGTACATGTTTAATTTTACTTTTACGTGGTCACTAGTTGAATATTGTGCATGAAAAATTTATCATGACAGAGCTAGTCTCATAAAATATGAATGTTCACTATTCGTTCGAACAAAATTACCTCAATGGTAAATGGTTGTGTCGGTCAAACCAAAAAATATATGCACCTATATCCATCATATAATGGTAGAAACTTTAATACTCCAATTTTAGCAAATACATGTATCTGAATCCAATATTCATGGATCATATCTTAGAACAGTGCATTTTGAAAGCAATTtaaatgagagcaagataaaCAAATTTTCAATTCAACTTAGGAATACTAACCATAAtacttcattattttttttagttattattattattatataataaaagaTGAGGGGTATTTTTGGTAAATTGTTCAAACTACTACCCCATTTGCATTTTCTATCCCGTTACAGGGGAGAATTTTTTCAGGTCCATCTTGATCTTGAAAGAGACTTTTCCCTACATCAATTCTATTTTCAAATCCTTCCCCTCTCTTTTCTTTCAACTATTTTCAACCTAAACAAATAGAGTGGtaaagcaaacaaagcaaaatagTTTGTGATCAATGAGAGAAAACAGTTGAAATTTGATTTCCCATTTTTAACTACTAAGTGTATAAGTGTATGTTTGGGTTAGAGTTGaatatgttttcttcttctagttGCATAAATTCCAAATCATTAAAAGtcaaagcaataatttgttagATTGAAGTCGAGTGGAATTCTTAGCACTTTTTTTTCCCCAGCTGCTTTCAATATTTGGTTAGGCGTTAAATTCACAAATGTGATTTCACATATCTCAATGCATTAATGAAGAAATTGAAATTTGTCACATTAAGTTTGTTAGTTTAATGTGGATTGGAAAAGCAGGACTAGCCAACATCTCAAAATTATGTTTTTACCATTCAGGTTAAACTCAAAATGAAAAATTCTAACTTCTCCGTTGGTGCATTGTACTACGTGAAATCATGTTAGCATCGACTCTAATATCAAACCAAACATGCATgtgttttattttgaattttctttAAATTCAATGTTGATCTACATTAAAGTTAATGTATCAAAATCTTGCTCCTCCAAGCTATATAATGCATTACCATAGTGGCCAAAAAGCCAGTTACCTACACGCCCAGCTTGGTAGAGGCTGTGTGTCACTTTTCCAACGGTCACTAAATGGCCAATTCCTCTTGGCCATACGATTTCTTTCACCTAAACTTGCGGCTCTGCCTTTCGTACCGTTAAAATTCAACCCTCTCTCTATTTTATTGCTTTTCCCTCACTTTACTCTTGtgagcaaaccgtttttaaatacaagtaattgaaatattaataaaatatctcAAAATTTATGTTAAAATCATACTACTACTATTATAAATAAACTTTTCCGAAGACAGAATGATTGAGTAACTCTTTTTTTAAGAAAAGGAATCACAGGGTTTGGGCTCCTAATGGCTATGGCTAAAGTCCAAAACAAAATCATATTAACACTCTGTCTTTGGCGGATAAGGTAGAATCAACAGATAGGATACCAACCAGAACCTGTCATCATCCCTTCGACCTTTCCAGAATTTTAACAAGTTatctataaatataatattgttTAACAATTTTAATCCTCCAATGTCTTGATTTTCACATTTAAGGGGCCCTGCCTAAAGTGAAAAAGTTGTAGCACTACAACAAAATTAAactaagaaaaaaagagaagaagagggagcaaaataaaaaaaaaatgaaaaggtgagaaataaaataaataaaattgtaataagaaagaaatgaaaaaatgtaaagaaataaATTGTTTAACATGTTTCAAGTATTAAACAAGACaaatatattatgaattttattttgtttactaGTAAAATGTTTATGAAAATTATTAGTTAATCCTTCAATAGCTTCTAAAAAAGTtgggaaagaaaaaagaaaagctaaTACTATTATTAGCCAGCAAAGCAATGAATAATGGACGTTAGCCTTTTACCAAATTTCCACTATATAATGGCTAACCTTGGAGGAAGAGACTCAAGACCAGTTTAGAAGCAGCTGGAAACCTAAAGAAAAAGGAGGAAACTGAGTGAGTGAGTAAGTGAGTAAGAAACAATGGCTTCTGAAGATGTGAAAGTTGGAGCAAACAAATTCTCAGAGAGGCATGCATTGGGCACAGAAGCTCAGGGTGACAAGGACTACAAGGAGCCACCTCCAGCACCCTTGTTTGAGCCAGGGGAGCTGAAGTCATGGTCATTTTACAGAGCTGGAATTGCTGAGTTTGTAGCCACCTTCTTGTTCCTCTACATCACTGTCTTAACTGTCATGGGTGTCAATAGGTCACCCAACAAGTGTTCCTCTGTTGGCATCCAAGGTATTGCTTGGGCTTTTGGTGGCATGATCTTTGCCCTTGTCTACTGCACAGCTGGAATATCAGGTATTTTACTGTTTCTCTCTTCAATTTTTATCTGtttgtttttcttatattttaagTTGAAATTTCAAGTCCCAAATTGACTAGAAATATCATATTATCATGTAGCAAATAAGTTAGGGTTGAACTATTGTTTTAAGTTACTCTTTTATTTCTTTGAATTAACTCAGATCTTGTTGGTTGGTGACAGAAATATCAATATATCATATAGCAAACTAGTTAGGGTTGTGCAATTCCCAGTTAGGAACTATTTTTTTAAGTTACCCTTTTATTTCTTTGAATTAACTCAGATCTTGTTGGTTGGTGACAGAAATATCATAGAACAAACTAGTTACTTAGTTAGGGTGCAATTCCCAGTTAGGAACTTTTTTTTAAGTTACTCTTTTATTTCTTTGAATTAATCctgatgttgttgttggttgGTGACAACAGGTGGGCACATTAATCCGGCTGTGACGTTCGGTCTGTTTTTGGCGAGGAAGCTGTCGCTCACCCGAGCGCTGTTCTACATTGTGATGCAGTGCCTTGGAGCTATCTGCGGTGCTGGTGTGGTGAAGGGTTTTGAGGGCAATGCTCGCTTTGAGATGTTCAAAGGTGGAGCAAATGTTGTGAATCCTGGATATACCAAGGGTGATGGCCTTGGAGCTGAGATTGTCGGTACCTTTGTTCTTGTCTACACTGTCTTCTCTGCCACTGATGCCAAGAGAAATGCCAGAGACTCTCATGTTCCGGTTCGTATTCTTTGTTTCAAATTTGTGCTTTCTGAGTGTTCAATTTTGATGAAAATGGACTAGTTAGGTTTTTGGTACAATGAACAGAACTTGAAAATTTTCTTTAGCACATATGCTTTTAATGGAGTATGCAATAATGTGGTGTTTGTATGATAAAATTGCAGCTTTTGGCCCCCCTTCCCATTGGATTTGCTGTGTTCTTGGTCCACTTGGCTACCATTCCCATCACAGGAACTGGCATTAACCCAGCTAGGAGTCTTGGTGCTGCCATTATATACAACAGAGACCATGCTTGGGATGACCATGTATGATGATGtcctttcactttttttttttttctttttctgattaTGTGGCTTGAAATTGGAAATTCTTTACTGTCCAGTTTGAAATTAATAGTTTAATTTTATGGCTTGCAGTGGATTTTCTGGGTTGGACCTTTCATTGGAGCTGCTCTTGCTGCTGTGTATCACCAGATAGTAATCCGAGCAATTCCTTTCAAGACAAGGGGTTAAATGAAGTATCCATATGTATTTGTTTTGAATCATTCTGTTTGTGTTGAACATCTATTTGTTTTTAATCCATCATTTGTGTGTAAATTATGACCTATAGTTATTTGCTTGTTGGTTGTGACCTAAACTGAAAACTGAAGATTATTCTTTCATGCTGTTTTTTGCCTTGTAGTATATCTTGCACTTCTTGTTATCCTCTTAACACATCAAAATTGGTGCGTGAAGGAACTAAGTGAGTGAGAGTTCCTCGGCATTGATCTAAGAAAATTTTATGGTGGTACCAAATTGTGTGCACTCACCAACTTAAAAAATCTCACAAGAGAGTAGCCTCAAACTAATTTTAATTAAGCAAATTAATTTTAAGTAATTCGTGTATTGGCAATGGTTTGAAAATACAGCTTGCCATCATGAGTCCCATGGTGCATTTGGACCCCGAATGTCGCAATGAATTAGATCAAAAGGAACATAAAATCAAAAGGTGGCACACATCACATGAACAAAGGGGTACACATCACATGAAGAAGGGTAACAAGAAGGAAAACTAAAGGGTAAGAACAGAATCACAAAGGTGGCCAACATTTTATGCCACAAATGTACACTTGAATAttggaaatgagaaaaaaaaaaaaaaagaagttagaACTATTATATCAATAATGAAGTAAAATGGCAATGCTATAAAGATAGTAAATTGAAATTAAACTCAGGAACTTGCACATCACCGTTGCAAAGAACTATTGATTTCAACACTGGGATTTTCCTCAGAGCTGGATTTAACATAGTGTTTGCATGTTTGGTTGGAAAGAGAACGGAGGGAAGggttttttttccttaaaattTATCTTCTTTTTTGTGAATGGAATATTGTTCGTTCATAAGCGGGCCAAAGACCAAAGCCCAAGAAAGGTTGATACATCAAACAAACCATTTCAAGGCCCAAAGCCTTACAAACAAACACTTTTGCCTTTTGGGCTTCGACCTTTTGAATGTATTCATCTTTAGCATAACAAAATTGAGTTTTAAAGTTcgacaaaaaaatataaaaaattgagttttaaaagaaatgttatttttattagacccaaaaaaaaaaagtttttcaatttttttataagtaaatgttagttgttagtaatattaGGAAATTAGTTCATGCTCAGAGTTCGAACCCTCGAGGACTTTTTGTAGCTATATATAGTTATATATTTTAAGCTCATCCAGGCCACACAACCCAAAATCAATTTAATGCTCTATTTGGTTTATAAGATGAATAGAGAAATATAGTAGAATTtaaattaaagttttttttatttatttagtaaaaatgtatttttcataaataatcattcttttcattttatattatttacatCACTCTTTGTCTTCTTTATCTCTTCTCTTTCTATTATACAAAAAATCTATAAATCTACTTTATTTCTAACATATTAATCtctactcatcttctctcttctctaattttattatttaccaGATAAAATGTTCTCTCTAGTGTAATTCAATCTATTCACAAAGTTACCTCAACATGCCTAGTGTAACTAAACACTTTCCAAGTGGGTTCCTACCCACGTACGGCTTTTGTTATGCCACCCACCCAACATGAACctacaacaaacaacaaaacaaGTAGTAATCGTGGGACCTTATATTAATTAACAACTTAAGTCATATAGTTTTGAGTTGATTGATTCAACTTATGATGGTGACCACCTTATCCGAGAGGTCCCGCTTTTAAATAAAAAGCTGGTTAGATAATTTCTACTTGAATATCCATTTAAATAAGTATTTGATGCTCATAATTATAATTGTTCGAACATAAATTTGAAAAAGTTGATATATATTCATATTGAATACAGGGTGAATATTTCACTGAGAAACCTTTCTagctaatttatattttctcttAACTCCGTTTTTTACTCTTTAATTAATTTCTCCctcctttaatttttttcctggTAGAACGCAAGAGACATGATTTTCAGTTGTttgattcagttcaaatccaaaataagttattttgttgttttataCCTTATCAATTATCATAGTAGCAGGATGTGTCTTAATCAAAGTCTCTGGATTGGTGGTCTCACATGGGAGCATGTGCTCCCAGCCACTCAAACGATCCCTTCACACTAATGTCACTATATCAACCACTTGATTTAAGTCAGATTTAAGTCAACCAAAGTCTCAGTGTTATGTCCAAGATTATGTAtggtatttatttatttcataagaAACAGACAATATACTTGAAAAGTTGAAACAAATCGAGTGTGTAGAAttcatattttttcctttttataaaTAATCCATACAAAATCAATTAAGAATACAGGTTTATAAAGCAAGGttttatttcaaataaatgaaaattaatttataatattcaGATTAAGGTAAGAGTTTTACTATCAGCAACTATATATCCTTTTAAACcctaaacaaatatttttttcttcaaattagGGGGATctagataataatttattatattgATAAAGTCGCTC from Lotus japonicus ecotype B-129 chromosome 2, LjGifu_v1.2 includes:
- the LOC130741181 gene encoding probable aquaporin PIP1-2, which produces MASEDVKVGANKFSERHALGTEAQGDKDYKEPPPAPLFEPGELKSWSFYRAGIAEFVATFLFLYITVLTVMGVNRSPNKCSSVGIQGIAWAFGGMIFALVYCTAGISGGHINPAVTFGLFLARKLSLTRALFYIVMQCLGAICGAGVVKGFEGNARFEMFKGGANVVNPGYTKGDGLGAEIVGTFVLVYTVFSATDAKRNARDSHVPLLAPLPIGFAVFLVHLATIPITGTGINPARSLGAAIIYNRDHAWDDHWIFWVGPFIGAALAAVYHQIVIRAIPFKTRG
- the LOC130741179 gene encoding uncharacterized protein LOC130741179 isoform X1 — protein: MTSENLSSFFFLNFCTETRAFPILQHSVSPFPIWCSTKFPINRTAFNMGKRGGAKNSSHLGSRSQNNPISLREEATGKIQTKPASNIKSNLRVDHLKKLAVWATNDTPILSLGAFYGQHLATVAEAAGVPPDSSLTTCQRCETVLHPGFNSTVRIEKSRSKVRHRHKSGNISQNNIVYTCNFCLHKNLKKGTPKGHLKGICPSKEKPSLELTPRRPITHESSKFEKGIVSKDEANEIDVFASRVAAKDVALVDGLPTPSCSSTPTLSEGKKRMRNSSTSKKAIETASLSAKVEGKPLSTASKRRRKSWISLKDIAKGKEHDNNQVANLTIPFFL
- the LOC130741180 gene encoding uncharacterized protein LOC130741180, producing the protein MVNRRFTQVATSDDEEEETPPQQLKPRKRKRMKLLEEDNEDKDGEDYEEEEEKKKKKKSRKKKEEEEEEEQEEPESPQPPEDAKPIGDPVRFSGKGRGRKKHFNSFEFDGSQYTLEDPVLLVPEDKEQKPYVAIIKDITQPYNGNIMVTGQWFYRPEEAEKKGGGSWISRDTRELFYSFHTDDIPAESVMHKCVVHFIPLHKQLPKRKEHPGFVVQKVYDTVERKLWMLTDKDYEDIKQQEIDELVKKTVERIGEPLDVEPEDAPDDQEDLVKNKRSLRRKSVSPPDVSKEEEGVPKSDQHPKPETPGSCINNASEHYRILVSFNALTGDVQRDKWLERSLQHLQYMCSSDDSTERDNKGSNVNCDEIKHQNSNTSSEIANDCQDKGQKSSKPFKWPDAAVSAIVALEKASHDAFSSDFQKYNQKLRQLTFNLKNNAFLARRLLNGELEPSKILNMTYSELKEGLTAEEKTKKEPDESEHMQMTDARCSRCMEFKVGLRDIIHAGHNDRYQLECVSCGNSWYASRDEVSSLTIDGSDSKKSIGTAPWATAKFEVIQKKLLSPRESENSANDISGKTNELGIAVNDTQKPIGMPKKDENVEATHAD
- the LOC130741179 gene encoding uncharacterized protein LOC130741179 isoform X2, producing the protein MGKRGGAKNSSHLGSRSQNNPISLREEATGKIQTKPASNIKSNLRVDHLKKLAVWATNDTPILSLGAFYGQHLATVAEAAGVPPDSSLTTCQRCETVLHPGFNSTVRIEKSRSKVRHRHKSGNISQNNIVYTCNFCLHKNLKKGTPKGHLKGICPSKEKPSLELTPRRPITHESSKFEKGIVSKDEANEIDVFASRVAAKDVALVDGLPTPSCSSTPTLSEGKKRMRNSSTSKKAIETASLSAKVEGKPLSTASKRRRKSWISLKDIAKGKEHDNNQVANLTIPFFL